Genomic segment of Thermovirga sp.:
GGTTCTCTTCGAGTTTAAGCCGGACCACATCGCCGGCGGCGGCGTTCTTCGGCGAGACCCGGTCTATAAAGGTGGCTTTGAAAACCATGTTAGCGGGGACGTTAATTTCCTGCCAGAAAACCTGCCCGGGGAAGAGGAGGGTGAGCAGTCGCTCGAGCCTCATCGCCAAGGGTCGTCCCTCCGACGCTTCGCCCTCCAGTTGTCGCTCGATCTCGGCCACCCTGCTGGCGAGGGGGAGGTCGGGCCTTATCTCATGGGTGATGGCCCACTCGGCGAGACCGGCCTTGAAGATCAGCGAGGGTTGCCCCAACGACCCGTTCCTGATGAAGTTCAGCAGCCCCGACTGTCGCTCGGAGATGCTACCCGGTAGTTCCCGCCCGAAAAGATCCGTCTCGATCTTCTCGAGCCTTCGGATAATTCCCCCGGCCCCCTTTTCGGCATAGATGAGGAGGTCGATCTGGTCCTGGGTCTGCTCCGGCGTATCGACTTCCTGCCCATGTGAAACACCCGCAAAAGCAATTACCAGGAAAAGAAGTACAAGAATCGATGCAAAACGGCTCCTTGAATTCATTTTTCGGCCTCCCTTTCATTTTCTTCCGCCCTTTTCCGGGCAGCCCCGATGAAGCCGACGAAAAGTGGATGGGGGCGTATCGGCCTCGACTTGAGTTCCGGGTGGAACTGGACACCCACGAACCAGGGGTGTTCCTCGAGTTCGATGATCTCGACCAGGTCCCGCTCGGGGCATATGCCGGCTATCCGCATTCCTCTGGAAGTCAACTGTTTCCTGTAACCATTGTTGAATTCGTACCGGTGCCTGTGCCTTTCCTCGACGACCCTCTCCCCTCCGTAGGCATCGTAGGAGAGCGAGGAGGGCTTCAGTTCGCAGGGGTACAAGCCCAGTCGCATGTCACCCCCCGTATTTTTTGACCCCGGCCCCCTGGGTCCCGAGGTTATGACCGGGTCCAGCGTGTTCGGGTCCATCTCCGCGCTCTGAGCCGAGGGGATGCCGCAGACATTCCGGGCGAACTCCACCACGGCTATCTGCATTCCCAGGCAGAGTCCCAGGTAGGGAATTTTGTTCTCACGAGCGTAGGCGGCCGTCTGCATCTTCCCGGAAACGCCCCTGGAGCCGAACCCCCCGGGCACCAGGATCCCGTGAACACCTTCCAGGAGAACGACTCCCTCCTTTTCGACGTCCTCGGCCTCCACCTGGCGGATCTTTACCCGCACCAGGTTGGCCGTGCCCGCGTGGGTAAGGGCCTCGACGACGCTCAGGTACGCATCCTTGTGGCTCACGTACTTCCCCACCATGGCCACCTCGATGACGCGTTCCGGGTTTTCGCTGGCCTTGACGAAGTCCCTCCAGTCGTCGAGGTCGGGTTCCTGCTTCGGCTCCAGGCCCAACTTTTCCATCACGAGGCTGTCAAAACGCTGCTCATAGAGATGAAGGGGAATCTTGTAAATGGACGATACGTCGGTCGCCTCCACGACGGCTTCCTTGGGGACGCTGCCGAAAAGGGCGATCTTCTCCCTGATATCGCTGCCTAGGTGGGTGACGGAGCGGCAGACGATAACATCGGGCTGTATCCCCAGGCGGCGCAGTTCGTTGACGCTGTGCTGGGTCGGCTTGGTCTTCAGTTCTCCCGCGGCGGCGATGTAGGGCACGAGGGTGACGTGGCAGTAAAGGACGTTCTCTCGGCCGACGCGATTCGCCATCTGGCGGATAGCCTCCAGGAAGGGCTGCCCTTCGATGTCACCGACGGTCCCCCCTATCTCGGAAATCACGACATCGACACCGTTGTTCACTTTCAGGATCCTCTCCTGTATTTCGTTGGTGATATGGGGTATCACCTGGACGGTAGCTCCACAGTACTGTCCCGCCCGCTCCCTGGAAATGACCGAGGAGTAGACCTTCCCCGTGGTTACCGTGTTGTCCCTCGAGAGGGACTCATCGATGAAGCGTTCATAGTGACCGAGGTCCAGGTCCGTCTCGGCGCCGTCGTCGGTGACGAAGACCTCGCCATGCTGGAAGGGGTTCATCGTCCCCGCGTCCACGTTGATGTAGGGGTCCATCTTGATGATGGAGACCTTGAATCCCCTGCGCTTGAGAAGAACCCCCAGGGAGGCCGCGGTAATACCTTTCCCCAGTGACGAAACGACACCGCCTGTGACGAAAACGTATTTGGGCATATTTCCCCCTCCGGAACGGATGCAAAGAATAGGA
This window contains:
- a CDS encoding CTP synthase, which codes for MPKYVFVTGGVVSSLGKGITAASLGVLLKRRGFKVSIIKMDPYINVDAGTMNPFQHGEVFVTDDGAETDLDLGHYERFIDESLSRDNTVTTGKVYSSVISRERAGQYCGATVQVIPHITNEIQERILKVNNGVDVVISEIGGTVGDIEGQPFLEAIRQMANRVGRENVLYCHVTLVPYIAAAGELKTKPTQHSVNELRRLGIQPDVIVCRSVTHLGSDIREKIALFGSVPKEAVVEATDVSSIYKIPLHLYEQRFDSLVMEKLGLEPKQEPDLDDWRDFVKASENPERVIEVAMVGKYVSHKDAYLSVVEALTHAGTANLVRVKIRQVEAEDVEKEGVVLLEGVHGILVPGGFGSRGVSGKMQTAAYARENKIPYLGLCLGMQIAVVEFARNVCGIPSAQSAEMDPNTLDPVITSGPRGPGSKNTGGDMRLGLYPCELKPSSLSYDAYGGERVVEERHRHRYEFNNGYRKQLTSRGMRIAGICPERDLVEIIELEEHPWFVGVQFHPELKSRPIRPHPLFVGFIGAARKRAEENEREAEK